In Streptomyces sp. SID8374, one genomic interval encodes:
- a CDS encoding ATP-dependent Clp protease ATP-binding subunit, producing MFERFTDRARRVVVLAQEEARMLNHNYIGTEHILLGLIHEGEGVAAKALESLGISLEAVRQQVEEIIGQGQQAPSGHIPFTPRAKKVLELSLREALQLGHNYIGTEHILLGLIREGEGVAAQVLVKLGADLNRVRQQVIQLLSGYSGGKETAAAGGPAEGTPSTSLVLDQFGRNLTQAARESKLDPVIGREKEIERVMQVLSRRTKNNPVLIGEPGVGKTAVVEGLAQAIVKGEVPETLKDKHLYTLDLGALVAGSRYRGDFEERLKKVLKEIRTRGDIILFIDELHTLVGAGAAEGAIDAASILKPMLARGELQTIGATTLDEYRKHLEKDAALERRFQPIQVAEPSLPHTIEILKGLRDRYEAHHRVSITDEALVQAATLADRYISDRFLPDKAIDLIDEAGSRMRIRRMTAPPDLREFDEKIAGVRRDKESAIDSQDFEKAASLRDKEKQLLAAKAKREKEWKAGDMDVVAEVDGELIAEVLATATGIPVFKLTEEESSRLLRMEDELHKRVIGQKDAIKALSQAIRRTRAGLKDPKRPGGSFIFAGPSGVGKTELSKTLAEFLFGDEDALISLDMSEFSEKHTVSRLFGSPPGYVGYEEGGQLTEKVRRKPFSVVLFDEVEKAHPDIFNSLLQILEDGRLTDSQGRVVDFKNTVIIMTTNLGTRDISKGFNLGFAAQGDVKTNYERMKVKVNEELKQHFRPEFLNRVDDTVVFHQLTEEDIIQIVDLMLAKVDERLKDRDMGIELSAEAKSLLAKKGYDPVMGARPLRRTIQREIEDILSEKILFGELRPGHIVVVGVEGEGDDKKFSFRGEEKSALPDVPPIEQAAGGAGPNLSKEA from the coding sequence ATGTTCGAGAGGTTCACCGACCGCGCGCGGCGGGTTGTCGTCCTGGCTCAGGAAGAAGCCCGGATGCTCAACCACAACTACATCGGCACCGAGCACATCCTCCTGGGCCTGATCCACGAGGGTGAGGGTGTCGCCGCTAAGGCCCTGGAGAGCCTCGGGATTTCGCTCGAGGCGGTCCGCCAGCAGGTGGAGGAGATCATCGGGCAGGGGCAGCAGGCTCCTTCCGGGCACATCCCCTTCACCCCGCGAGCCAAGAAGGTCCTGGAGCTGTCGCTCCGCGAGGCCCTTCAGCTGGGCCACAACTACATCGGCACCGAGCACATCCTGCTCGGCCTGATCCGCGAGGGCGAGGGCGTCGCCGCCCAGGTCCTCGTGAAGCTGGGCGCCGACCTGAACCGGGTCCGGCAGCAGGTCATCCAGCTGCTTTCGGGCTACTCGGGCGGCAAGGAGACGGCGGCCGCAGGCGGCCCCGCGGAGGGCACGCCCTCCACCTCCCTGGTACTCGACCAGTTCGGCCGGAACCTCACCCAGGCCGCTCGTGAATCCAAGCTCGACCCGGTCATCGGGCGCGAGAAGGAGATCGAGAGGGTCATGCAGGTGCTGTCCCGCCGGACCAAGAACAACCCGGTCCTCATCGGCGAGCCCGGCGTCGGCAAGACGGCGGTCGTCGAGGGCCTGGCCCAGGCGATCGTCAAGGGCGAGGTGCCCGAGACCCTCAAGGACAAGCACCTCTACACCCTGGACCTCGGCGCCCTGGTCGCCGGTTCGCGGTACCGGGGTGACTTCGAGGAGCGCCTGAAGAAGGTCCTCAAGGAGATCCGCACCCGCGGCGACATCATCCTGTTCATCGACGAGCTCCACACGCTCGTGGGTGCGGGTGCCGCCGAGGGCGCCATCGACGCGGCTTCGATCCTGAAGCCGATGCTGGCCCGCGGTGAGCTCCAGACCATCGGTGCCACCACCCTCGACGAGTACCGCAAGCACCTGGAGAAGGACGCGGCCCTTGAGCGCCGCTTCCAGCCGATCCAGGTCGCGGAGCCGTCGCTGCCGCACACCATCGAGATCCTGAAGGGCCTGCGCGACCGTTACGAGGCCCACCACCGGGTCTCCATCACGGACGAGGCCCTCGTCCAGGCCGCGACCCTGGCCGACCGGTACATCTCGGACCGCTTCCTGCCGGACAAGGCGATCGACCTGATCGACGAGGCCGGCTCCCGGATGCGCATCCGCCGGATGACCGCGCCGCCGGACCTCCGCGAGTTCGACGAGAAGATCGCGGGCGTGCGTCGCGACAAGGAGTCGGCCATCGACTCCCAGGACTTCGAGAAGGCAGCTTCTCTCCGCGACAAGGAGAAGCAGCTGCTGGCGGCGAAGGCCAAGCGCGAGAAGGAGTGGAAGGCCGGCGACATGGACGTCGTCGCCGAGGTCGACGGCGAGCTCATCGCCGAAGTCCTGGCCACGGCCACCGGCATCCCGGTCTTCAAGCTGACGGAGGAGGAGTCCTCCCGTCTGCTGCGCATGGAGGACGAGCTCCACAAGCGCGTCATCGGGCAGAAGGACGCCATCAAGGCCCTCTCGCAGGCGATCCGCCGTACGCGAGCCGGTCTGAAGGACCCCAAGCGCCCCGGTGGCTCGTTCATCTTCGCCGGCCCGTCCGGTGTCGGTAAGACGGAGCTCTCCAAGACGCTCGCCGAATTCCTCTTCGGCGACGAGGACGCGCTGATCTCCCTCGACATGTCGGAGTTCAGCGAGAAGCACACGGTTTCCCGCCTCTTCGGTTCGCCCCCCGGCTACGTGGGGTACGAAGAGGGCGGCCAGCTCACCGAGAAGGTGCGCCGCAAGCCGTTCTCCGTCGTCCTCTTCGACGAGGTCGAGAAGGCCCACCCCGATATCTTCAATTCCCTGCTCCAGATTCTGGAGGACGGTCGCCTGACCGACTCCCAGGGCCGGGTCGTGGACTTCAAGAACACGGTCATCATCATGACGACCAACCTCGGGACCCGGGACATCTCCAAGGGCTTCAACCTGGGCTTCGCCGCCCAGGGCGACGTCAAGACCAACTACGAGCGCATGAAGGTCAAGGTCAACGAAGAGCTCAAGCAGCACTTCCGGCCGGAATTCCTCAACCGTGTCGACGACACGGTGGTCTTCCACCAGCTGACCGAGGAAGACATCATCCAGATCGTCGACCTCATGCTCGCCAAGGTCGACGAGCGGCTCAAGGACCGCGACATGGGCATCGAGCTCAGTGCCGAGGCCAAGTCGCTCCTGGCGAAGAAGGGCTACGACCCCGTGATGGGCGCCCGGCCGCTGCGCCGGACGATCCAGCGCGAGATCGAGGACATCCTCTCCGAGAAGATCCTCTTCGGTGAGCTGCGCCCCGGTCACATCGTGGTCGTCGGCGTCGAGGGCGAGGGCGACGACAAGAAGTTCTCGTTCCGCGGCGAGGAGAAGTCGGCTCTGCCCGACGTCCCCCCGATCGAGCAGGCTGCGGGCGGGGCGGGTCCGAACCTGTCGAAGGAAGCGTGA
- the cseC gene encoding two-component system sensor histidine kinase CseC — translation MKRLALRTGVRWKISVAIAAVGALIAVALSLVVHNAARVSMIENAREVQLERLLGAQRFYEATSMQKGGPKFGAKLNDPAIPPSLRDEVRKNRRATHVTQTSDGVPDVWAAVPLANGDVLSLHTRFADRSATIMDDLDRALIIGSVSVVFGGCALGVLIGGQLSRRLRKAAAAAGRVAEGQTDVRVREAVGGVVRDETDELARAVDALTDALNERIEAERRVTADIAHELRTPVTGLLTAAELLPPGRPTELVRDRAQAMRTLVEDVLEVARLDSASERAELQELPLGEFVSRRIGLLDPDVTVRVVHESWVATDPRRLERILGNLLGNAAKHGSTPVEVTVEGRVVRVRDHGPGFPEELLRDGPSRFRTGSMDRAGHGHGLGLTIAAGQARVLGARLTFRNAGPVGAVEGTGGAIAVLWLPEHAPTATGSFPVLRGADERQPQG, via the coding sequence ATGAAGCGACTGGCGCTGCGGACCGGGGTCCGCTGGAAGATCAGCGTCGCCATCGCCGCGGTCGGCGCGCTCATCGCGGTGGCGCTGAGCCTCGTCGTCCACAACGCGGCCCGGGTCTCGATGATCGAGAACGCCCGCGAGGTGCAGCTGGAGCGGCTGCTTGGCGCGCAGCGGTTCTACGAGGCGACGAGCATGCAGAAGGGCGGGCCCAAGTTCGGGGCGAAGCTCAACGACCCGGCGATCCCGCCGAGCCTGCGCGACGAGGTTCGCAAGAACCGGCGGGCCACACATGTGACGCAGACCTCCGACGGGGTGCCCGACGTCTGGGCGGCGGTTCCGCTGGCCAACGGGGACGTGCTCTCGCTGCACACCCGGTTCGCGGACCGGTCCGCCACGATCATGGACGACCTGGACCGGGCGCTGATCATCGGCTCGGTCTCCGTCGTCTTCGGCGGGTGTGCGCTCGGCGTCCTCATCGGCGGCCAGCTCTCGCGCCGGCTGCGCAAGGCGGCGGCCGCGGCGGGCCGGGTCGCCGAGGGCCAGACCGACGTACGGGTCCGCGAGGCCGTCGGCGGGGTCGTCCGCGACGAGACGGACGAGCTGGCGCGGGCGGTCGACGCGCTGACCGACGCGCTGAACGAGCGGATCGAGGCGGAGCGCCGGGTCACCGCGGACATCGCCCACGAGCTGCGTACACCGGTGACCGGGCTGCTCACAGCCGCCGAGCTGCTGCCGCCGGGCCGCCCGACCGAGCTGGTACGGGACCGGGCCCAGGCGATGCGGACGCTGGTCGAGGACGTGCTGGAGGTGGCCCGCCTGGACAGCGCCTCGGAGCGGGCCGAACTCCAGGAGCTGCCGCTCGGGGAGTTCGTCAGCCGGCGGATCGGACTGCTGGACCCGGATGTGACCGTGCGGGTGGTGCACGAGTCCTGGGTCGCCACGGACCCGCGCCGCCTGGAGCGCATCCTCGGAAATCTGCTGGGCAACGCCGCCAAGCACGGCTCCACCCCGGTGGAGGTCACGGTGGAGGGCCGGGTGGTACGGGTCCGGGACCACGGTCCGGGGTTCCCGGAGGAGCTGCTGCGGGACGGGCCGAGCCGGTTCCGTACGGGCTCCATGGACCGGGCCGGGCACGGACACGGGCTGGGCCTGACGATCGCGGCGGGCCAGGCGAGGGTGCTGGGGGCCCGGCTGACCTTCCGGAACGCGGGGCCGGTGGGTGCGGTGGAGGGCACGGGCGGGGCGATCGCGGTGCTGTGGCTGCCGGAACACGCACCGACGGCGACGGGGAGCTTTCCGGTGCTGCGGGGGGCGGACGAGCGGCAGCCGCAAGGGTGA
- the cseB gene encoding two-component system response regulator CseB produces the protein MAETHVLFVEDDDVIREATQLALERVGFTVTAMPDGLSGLEAFRADRPDIALLDVMVPGLDGVSLCRRIRDESTVPVIMLSARADSIDVVLGLEAGADDYVTKPFDGAVLVARIRAVLRRFGHAAGPDGGTGQGGTDGEAEGLGGVLVFGDLEVDTDGMEVRRGGEQVALTPTEMRLLLEFSSAPGTVLSRDKLLERVWDYGWGGDTRVVDVHVQRLRTKIGQDRIETVRGFGYKLRG, from the coding sequence ATGGCCGAGACCCACGTCCTCTTCGTCGAGGACGACGATGTCATCCGTGAGGCCACCCAGCTCGCCCTGGAGCGGGTCGGCTTCACGGTCACCGCGATGCCCGACGGGCTCTCCGGCCTGGAGGCCTTCCGCGCCGACCGGCCGGACATCGCCCTCCTCGACGTGATGGTGCCGGGACTCGACGGGGTGAGCCTGTGCCGCCGCATCCGGGACGAGTCGACCGTGCCCGTGATCATGCTCTCCGCCCGGGCCGACTCGATCGACGTGGTGCTCGGCCTGGAGGCCGGCGCGGACGACTACGTCACCAAGCCCTTCGACGGCGCGGTCCTGGTCGCCCGCATCCGGGCCGTACTGCGCCGCTTCGGCCACGCGGCCGGGCCGGACGGCGGCACGGGCCAGGGCGGTACGGACGGGGAGGCCGAGGGGCTCGGCGGGGTGCTGGTCTTCGGCGACCTGGAGGTCGACACGGACGGCATGGAGGTGCGGCGCGGCGGCGAGCAGGTGGCGCTGACGCCCACCGAGATGCGGCTGCTGCTGGAGTTCTCCTCCGCCCCCGGCACCGTACTCTCCCGCGACAAGCTCCTGGAGCGGGTCTGGGACTACGGCTGGGGCGGCGACACCCGGGTCGTGGACGTCCACGTCCAGCGGCTGCGCACCAAGATCGGCCAGGACCGGATCGAGACGGTCCGCGGCTTCGGCTACAAGCTGCGCGGATGA
- a CDS encoding A/G-specific adenine glycosylase, translated as MTAMTSTSPQTPSAAASLHTPVIGWFEQHARDLPWRRPEAGAWGVMVSEFMLQQTPVSRVLPVYEQWLARWPRPADLAAEAPGEAVRAWGRLGYPRRALRLHGAAQAIAERHGGDVPSEHAQLLALPGIGEYTAAAVASFAYGQRHAVLDTNVRRVFARAANGIQYPPNATTAAERKLARALLPDEDERAARWAAATMELGALVCTARNEDCDRCPIASQCAWRLAGKPAHEGPPRKGQTYAGTDRQVRGRLLAVLRDALNPVPQAALDAVWEEPVQRARALDGLVADGLVEPLADGRYRLPLT; from the coding sequence ATGACTGCCATGACTTCGACTTCCCCCCAGACGCCGTCCGCCGCCGCCTCCCTCCACACCCCCGTCATCGGGTGGTTCGAGCAGCACGCCCGCGATCTCCCCTGGCGCCGCCCCGAAGCGGGCGCCTGGGGGGTGATGGTCAGCGAGTTCATGCTCCAGCAGACCCCGGTGAGCCGGGTCCTCCCGGTGTACGAGCAGTGGCTCGCCCGCTGGCCCCGCCCCGCCGACCTGGCCGCCGAGGCGCCCGGGGAGGCGGTCCGCGCCTGGGGCCGGCTCGGCTACCCCCGCCGCGCGCTGCGGCTGCACGGGGCCGCGCAGGCGATAGCGGAACGGCACGGCGGCGACGTACCGAGTGAGCACGCCCAGCTGCTGGCGCTGCCCGGGATCGGCGAGTACACGGCGGCGGCCGTGGCCTCGTTCGCGTACGGGCAGCGGCACGCCGTACTCGATACGAACGTCCGCCGGGTGTTCGCCCGCGCCGCGAACGGCATCCAGTACCCGCCGAACGCGACCACCGCCGCCGAGCGCAAGCTCGCCCGGGCCCTGCTGCCGGACGAGGACGAGCGGGCGGCACGGTGGGCTGCGGCCACGATGGAGCTGGGCGCGCTCGTGTGCACCGCGCGCAACGAGGACTGCGACCGCTGCCCGATCGCCTCGCAGTGCGCGTGGCGGCTGGCCGGGAAGCCCGCGCACGAGGGGCCGCCCCGCAAGGGCCAGACGTACGCGGGGACCGACCGGCAGGTGCGCGGCCGGCTTCTCGCGGTGCTGCGCGACGCGCTCAATCCCGTACCGCAGGCCGCTCTGGACGCGGTGTGGGAGGAGCCGGTGCAGCGGGCCCGGGCGCTGGACGGGCTGGTGGCCGACGGCCTCGTCGAACCGCTGGCGGACGGCCGGTACCGGCTGCCGCTGACCTGA
- a CDS encoding Lsr2 family protein, whose translation MAQKVQVLLVDDLDGVEADETVTFALDGKTYEIDLTTANADKLRGLLEPYTKGGRRTGGRAATGRGKGRAVAGGNKDTAEIRRWARENGHNVNDRGRVPAEIREAYEKANG comes from the coding sequence GTGGCACAGAAGGTTCAGGTCCTTCTTGTCGATGACCTCGACGGTGTCGAGGCGGACGAGACCGTGACGTTCGCGCTTGACGGCAAGACGTACGAGATCGACCTCACCACGGCCAATGCGGACAAGCTTCGCGGTCTTCTCGAGCCCTACACCAAGGGTGGCCGCCGCACCGGTGGCCGCGCCGCCACGGGCCGTGGCAAGGGCCGCGCTGTGGCCGGTGGCAACAAGGACACCGCGGAAATCCGCCGGTGGGCGCGGGAGAACGGCCACAACGTGAATGACCGCGGCCGCGTTCCCGCCGAGATCCGTGAGGCTTACGAGAAGGCCAACGGCTGA
- a CDS encoding trypco2 family protein gives MTAENTHDLDGIELADAVESIRNQLVEAAARATGRPLAFAVGDIQMEFTLELRKEAKAGGKVKAWVVEAGADASRTTGRTHKVAFTLSPRNAVTGEAWEVGAENDGSTEGFGEGAARP, from the coding sequence ATGACGGCCGAGAACACCCACGACCTGGACGGCATCGAGCTCGCCGATGCCGTCGAATCCATCCGGAACCAGCTGGTCGAGGCGGCGGCCCGGGCCACGGGCCGCCCGCTCGCCTTCGCGGTCGGGGACATCCAGATGGAGTTCACCCTCGAACTCCGCAAGGAGGCCAAGGCGGGCGGCAAGGTGAAGGCCTGGGTGGTCGAGGCGGGCGCCGACGCGTCCCGGACGACGGGCCGCACGCACAAGGTGGCGTTCACGCTGAGCCCGCGGAACGCGGTGACCGGGGAGGCGTGGGAGGTGGGGGCGGAGAACGACGGTTCGACGGAGGGGTTCGGTGAGGGGGCGGCGCGCCCGTGA
- a CDS encoding M23 family metallopeptidase — MKRATNQHPIRPSASRIRGAVLAAGLGASVVLGAGSAFAAGNADAAAAPLAAGTTAQSVAQQATAQSKAAETAKKTAAQKASDAKKKAEDKKKAAKKNAASWKTPVKKYTLSASYGTGGARWAAKHSGQDFAVPIGTPVTAAHTGTIVKAGPNGGGDGPAYGNAIVIKHSNGKFSQYAHLSKINVKIGQKVTTGQKIALSGNTGNSSGPHLHFEIRTTPNYGSALNPAAFLRSVHVSI, encoded by the coding sequence ATGAAGCGCGCAACGAACCAGCACCCCATCCGCCCGTCCGCCTCCCGCATCCGTGGCGCAGTCCTGGCCGCCGGCCTGGGAGCGTCCGTGGTGCTGGGTGCAGGCTCGGCGTTCGCGGCCGGCAACGCCGACGCTGCCGCCGCTCCCCTCGCCGCGGGCACCACCGCCCAGTCGGTCGCCCAGCAGGCGACCGCGCAGAGCAAGGCCGCCGAGACGGCCAAGAAGACGGCGGCACAGAAGGCCTCCGACGCGAAGAAGAAGGCCGAGGACAAGAAGAAGGCGGCCAAGAAGAACGCCGCCTCCTGGAAGACCCCGGTCAAGAAGTACACGCTGTCCGCCAGCTACGGCACCGGTGGCGCCCGCTGGGCCGCCAAGCACTCCGGCCAGGACTTCGCCGTGCCGATCGGCACCCCGGTCACCGCCGCCCACACCGGCACCATCGTGAAGGCCGGCCCGAACGGCGGCGGCGACGGTCCCGCGTACGGCAACGCCATCGTGATCAAGCACTCCAACGGCAAGTTCTCGCAGTACGCGCACCTGTCGAAGATCAACGTGAAGATCGGCCAGAAGGTCACGACGGGTCAGAAGATCGCCCTGTCCGGCAACACCGGCAACTCCAGCGGCCCGCACCTGCACTTCGAGATCCGCACCACCCCGAACTACGGCTCGGCGCTGAACCCGGCCGCGTTCCTCCGCTCGGTGCACGTCTCCATCTGA
- a CDS encoding SCO3374 family protein, with amino-acid sequence MAFIVPPPRSSPDAGPGRAGPGPVAPGLSAPAAPGPTALARWYERELGWATEGRAPVRLLTGVGFDVLELPAEAGHALLRRPVRTGPVLLSGGRIGLLVAAGGADELPGLLDWLEWGPIALDLTALGTGGRVTAPSPWVGGAGSPGAAVWLRPPEPRRTPGTALPAFTGFGSSGGDAPDLVRLVDAAATECHRVRLSHARAGLRNSSPADQPLAFS; translated from the coding sequence ATGGCCTTCATCGTTCCGCCGCCCCGATCGTCACCCGACGCCGGTCCCGGCCGTGCGGGGCCGGGTCCCGTCGCTCCGGGTCTCTCCGCTCCCGCCGCTCCGGGTCCCACCGCTCTCGCCCGGTGGTACGAGCGGGAGCTCGGCTGGGCGACCGAGGGGCGCGCTCCGGTGCGACTGCTCACCGGGGTCGGCTTCGACGTGCTGGAGCTTCCCGCCGAGGCCGGTCACGCCCTGCTGCGCCGCCCCGTGCGGACCGGTCCTGTGCTGCTGAGCGGCGGACGGATAGGGCTGCTGGTCGCCGCCGGCGGCGCCGATGAGCTGCCGGGGCTGCTGGACTGGCTGGAGTGGGGTCCGATCGCTCTCGATCTGACCGCCTTGGGGACGGGGGGCCGCGTCACGGCTCCGTCCCCCTGGGTGGGTGGTGCGGGCTCGCCGGGGGCCGCTGTCTGGCTGCGGCCCCCTGAGCCGAGGCGAACACCCGGAACGGCGCTTCCCGCATTCACGGGCTTCGGGAGCAGCGGTGGGGATGCCCCCGATCTCGTACGCCTGGTGGACGCCGCGGCGACGGAATGCCATCGGGTCCGGTTGTCGCATGCCCGGGCCGGGCTGCGTAACAGCAGTCCGGCAGATCAGCCGTTGGCCTTCTCGTAA
- a CDS encoding serine protease, with translation MSPARPPVTHLADRTVVVSGALQGSGVLLTDRLVLTCAHVVKTGSVLIAHPALPDRIRATVAWIDYRLDAALLEATEPVRPVPPARIGVLDTRKAIPGCEITGFPRVQRYGPDKRLEADHYTATVLPMAGRVRDLLVCELDGPPAAGPDDEPPALSGLSGGPVFAGDVLLGIARQVPQQREGRRVECVPLGPVLAAEPFVQAYRRTGAPLREERVHGNFPRDLRYEAEYGQALGVAYRRTKIFGLDELSRHDSEWDLDTAYLSLEAQAQDRTAPGPPLPQRIDTLLTDRPRVLLRGEAGAGKTTLLWWLAAHASARTLDEDLAPLNGLVPFVVPLRTLRARGGTFPGPAELWHAAPLVVDAAPEGWAGRVLESGRALLLVDGLDEVPPEDREQAHTWLSQLLARYPETRCVATVRPLAVEPDWLRSEGFAELRLLPMRDEDIQAFVASWHRAARLSEEDDADRLDALEQDLSRQFEQNSTLRDLARTPLLCAVICALHRRRDGLLPETRWKLYRSALEMLLGHRDQRRRIGDPEGIDLSVEEHTQLLQRIAVWLVREGQSEFTRDQALRQLGRALAGMERVSAQGPPERILTHLLNRSGLLREHTDDTYQFIHRTFQDYLAAKEFVEDDHLNELLRHADEETWQDVILLAAGHCGRRELGVLVGGLLDVGLRHEAGTEERTAVHVLAALCAQHATWLDEAVRSAVRESTAALFPPTGDSQVRSLARLGQAALAFLPDPDTVSDSEKHAPFMVSLVLNIGGAAAVPHARAWVLAHPWLGQTFMGKWEHFPPEEYATEVLAHCDLTGTVLSVSDRNQLRSLRHLPSVFALSLRLDLSEAEAGALLQNTRIEALFVGETGRLPGLSFLSAAADSLSVLDTGPCAGVRDFAPLAGLHQLKTLFVDTQGTLPADLAPLAGLPALSRLILRHLEADRLSEVAANPGVTDLTVTSRRPLVLDGLGAWKSLRDLEVSEFAAFDDALDALREHSRVTALRLTAFPWAHRPARAVSAPTVEYLSVPAPDHSGDLGMLRPLFPGVAHLSLEASALRVLDLTPLHTWPGLRVQVTGLSQQRLIGAEELGDRLNAPPG, from the coding sequence GTGAGCCCCGCACGCCCGCCCGTCACGCACCTCGCCGACCGTACGGTGGTGGTCTCCGGCGCTCTCCAGGGCAGCGGCGTCCTCCTCACCGACCGGCTGGTCCTGACCTGCGCCCACGTGGTCAAGACCGGCTCCGTCCTGATCGCCCACCCCGCGCTCCCGGACCGGATACGGGCCACGGTCGCCTGGATCGACTACCGCCTCGACGCGGCCCTGCTGGAGGCCACCGAGCCGGTGCGGCCGGTCCCCCCGGCGCGGATCGGCGTGCTGGACACCCGAAAGGCGATCCCCGGGTGCGAGATCACCGGCTTCCCCCGGGTCCAGCGCTACGGCCCGGACAAGCGCCTGGAGGCGGACCACTACACGGCGACGGTCCTGCCCATGGCGGGCCGGGTCCGTGACCTGCTGGTCTGCGAGCTGGACGGCCCGCCCGCCGCCGGGCCGGACGACGAGCCGCCGGCCCTGTCCGGCCTCTCCGGCGGCCCGGTCTTCGCCGGGGACGTCCTCCTGGGCATCGCCCGCCAGGTGCCGCAGCAGCGGGAGGGCCGCCGGGTCGAGTGCGTCCCGCTCGGCCCGGTCCTTGCGGCGGAGCCCTTCGTGCAGGCCTACCGCAGGACCGGCGCCCCGCTGCGGGAGGAACGCGTCCACGGCAACTTCCCGAGAGACCTGCGGTACGAGGCGGAGTACGGGCAGGCGCTGGGCGTCGCGTACCGCCGTACGAAGATCTTCGGCCTGGACGAGCTGAGCCGCCACGACTCCGAATGGGACCTGGACACGGCCTACCTCAGCCTGGAGGCCCAGGCGCAGGACCGGACCGCGCCGGGCCCGCCCCTCCCCCAGCGCATCGACACCCTCCTCACCGACCGCCCCCGGGTCCTGCTGCGCGGCGAGGCGGGCGCGGGCAAGACGACCCTGCTGTGGTGGCTGGCCGCCCACGCCTCGGCCCGCACCCTGGACGAGGACCTGGCCCCGCTGAACGGCCTGGTCCCGTTCGTCGTACCGCTGCGCACGCTGCGAGCCCGTGGCGGTACGTTCCCGGGCCCGGCGGAGCTGTGGCACGCGGCGCCCCTGGTGGTCGACGCGGCGCCTGAGGGGTGGGCGGGGCGGGTCCTGGAGTCCGGCCGGGCGCTGCTGCTGGTGGACGGGCTGGACGAGGTGCCGCCGGAGGACCGCGAGCAGGCGCACACCTGGCTGTCGCAGCTCCTGGCCCGCTACCCGGAGACCCGGTGCGTGGCGACCGTACGGCCGCTCGCCGTCGAACCGGACTGGCTGCGCTCGGAAGGCTTCGCGGAGTTACGTCTGCTGCCGATGCGGGACGAGGACATCCAGGCGTTCGTGGCCTCCTGGCACCGGGCGGCCCGGCTCTCCGAGGAGGACGACGCCGACCGCCTGGACGCGCTGGAACAGGACCTCTCCCGCCAGTTCGAGCAGAACTCCACACTCCGTGACCTGGCCCGTACGCCCCTGCTCTGCGCGGTGATCTGCGCCCTGCACCGCCGCCGCGACGGCCTGCTCCCGGAGACCCGGTGGAAGCTGTACCGCTCGGCGCTGGAGATGCTCCTCGGCCACCGTGACCAGCGACGCCGGATCGGTGACCCCGAGGGCATCGACCTGAGCGTCGAGGAACACACCCAGCTCCTCCAGCGCATCGCGGTCTGGCTGGTGCGCGAGGGCCAGTCGGAGTTCACCCGGGACCAGGCGCTGCGGCAGCTCGGCCGGGCGCTGGCGGGGATGGAGCGGGTGAGCGCGCAGGGGCCGCCGGAGCGGATTCTCACCCACCTGCTCAACCGCAGCGGCCTGCTCCGCGAACACACGGACGACACCTACCAGTTCATCCACCGGACCTTCCAGGACTACCTGGCCGCCAAGGAGTTCGTCGAGGACGACCACCTCAACGAACTGCTGCGCCACGCGGACGAGGAGACCTGGCAGGACGTGATCCTGCTGGCGGCGGGGCACTGTGGGCGGCGTGAACTGGGCGTACTGGTGGGCGGGTTGCTGGACGTGGGCCTGCGGCACGAGGCCGGTACGGAGGAGCGCACCGCCGTCCATGTCCTGGCCGCCCTGTGCGCCCAGCACGCGACGTGGCTGGACGAAGCGGTACGGAGTGCGGTCCGGGAGAGCACAGCTGCGCTCTTTCCGCCGACCGGGGACAGCCAGGTGCGGTCTCTGGCCCGGCTGGGACAGGCGGCACTGGCGTTTCTACCCGATCCGGACACGGTGTCCGACTCGGAGAAGCACGCCCCCTTCATGGTCTCCCTGGTCCTGAACATCGGGGGAGCCGCCGCGGTTCCGCACGCCCGTGCTTGGGTGCTGGCCCACCCCTGGCTGGGCCAGACCTTCATGGGCAAATGGGAGCACTTCCCGCCCGAGGAGTACGCCACCGAGGTGCTGGCTCACTGCGACCTCACGGGCACCGTTCTCAGCGTGAGCGACCGGAATCAGCTGAGGTCGCTGCGCCACCTGCCGTCCGTGTTCGCCCTGTCACTCCGCTTGGACCTGTCCGAGGCGGAGGCCGGTGCGCTGCTGCAGAACACGCGTATCGAAGCACTCTTCGTGGGGGAGACCGGCCGTCTCCCCGGGCTGTCGTTCCTGAGCGCCGCCGCGGACTCCCTGTCGGTGCTGGACACCGGGCCGTGCGCGGGGGTGCGGGATTTCGCGCCGCTCGCCGGGCTCCACCAGCTCAAGACCCTGTTCGTGGACACCCAGGGGACGCTCCCCGCCGACCTGGCGCCGCTGGCGGGTCTGCCCGCCCTGTCGCGCCTCATCCTGAGGCACCTGGAGGCGGACCGGCTGAGCGAGGTCGCGGCCAACCCCGGTGTCACCGACCTGACGGTCACCAGCCGGCGTCCGCTCGTCCTGGACGGGCTCGGTGCCTGGAAGTCGCTCAGGGACCTGGAGGTCTCGGAATTCGCCGCGTTCGACGATGCCCTCGACGCGCTGCGGGAGCATTCCCGGGTCACCGCTCTCCGCCTCACCGCCTTCCCTTGGGCACACCGGCCGGCCCGCGCTGTGTCCGCACCCACCGTTGAGTACCTGTCCGTACCGGCCCCTGACCACTCCGGTGACCTCGGGATGCTGCGACCGCTCTTCCCCGGGGTCGCCCATCTCAGCCTGGAGGCCTCCGCCCTGCGCGTACTGGACCTCACACCGCTGCACACCTGGCCGGGTCTGCGGGTGCAGGTCACCGGGTTGTCCCAGCAGCGTCTGATCGGGGCGGAGGAGCTGGGCGACCGGCTCAACGCCCCTCCCGGCTGA